From Bacteroidales bacterium, one genomic window encodes:
- a CDS encoding T9SS type A sorting domain-containing protein, which produces MKRYTYILFFIFATTVHAQPQRTFHWYFGGGAGIDFSSGQAVADTNGQINTWDGCATMSDENGNLLFYTDGSTVWNRNHQIMPNGIGLMGHWSSHQNSLIVPKPKDPRIYYIFTTDAWENNFQNGLRYSVVDMSLDNGLGAVTTKNILLVAPTHEQLAATYHANCKDIWVITHKRDEEKFYAYLVTENGVSNSPVVTEIGNATQLLWGCSGMKISPDGSKIVSSNYWDWLNTGIMDTIELYDFDNTSGILSNRITLTTDTVCVALTFSPNSLILFSIGAGVTINGIRLYQFDLNSPDINASQQIVYYSEQAIGVYDAQINPFRNEIFLTNANNDNLPIIRNPNLMGVSSNCEYPAFSLNGRLCAACFPNFISSYFDTDSTSCFPTSVNENFTEASDVFIYPNPAVYIDKITIQTNNKVLTKIKLLTLTGKEVFIKKVNQQNEVLFDISSIPSGIYLLQIITDKATENKKLVIQNK; this is translated from the coding sequence ATGAAACGATATACTTACATTTTATTTTTCATTTTTGCAACAACAGTGCACGCCCAGCCACAACGAACCTTTCACTGGTATTTTGGTGGTGGCGCTGGTATTGACTTTAGCAGTGGGCAAGCTGTTGCCGATACAAACGGACAGATAAACACGTGGGATGGTTGTGCTACTATGTCTGACGAGAACGGCAACTTATTATTCTATACCGATGGTTCAACAGTATGGAACCGAAACCACCAGATAATGCCAAACGGAATTGGTCTGATGGGACATTGGAGTAGTCATCAAAACAGTTTAATAGTACCTAAACCCAAAGACCCAAGAATTTATTACATTTTTACAACCGATGCATGGGAAAATAATTTTCAAAACGGCTTGCGTTATTCAGTAGTTGATATGAGTTTAGATAATGGACTGGGTGCAGTAACTACAAAAAATATTCTTCTTGTAGCTCCAACACACGAGCAATTGGCTGCAACGTATCATGCAAACTGCAAAGATATATGGGTTATTACCCACAAACGTGATGAAGAAAAATTTTATGCATATCTTGTAACTGAAAATGGGGTTTCAAATTCACCTGTTGTTACTGAAATTGGGAATGCAACTCAATTGTTATGGGGTTGTTCTGGAATGAAAATATCGCCAGATGGTAGTAAAATTGTATCGAGTAATTATTGGGATTGGTTAAATACAGGTATCATGGATACTATTGAGCTATATGATTTTGATAATACTTCAGGAATTTTATCGAATAGAATTACATTAACAACTGATACTGTATGTGTTGCATTAACATTTTCACCTAATAGTTTAATTTTATTTTCTATCGGAGCTGGTGTAACAATTAACGGTATTCGTTTATATCAATTTGATTTAAATTCACCTGATATTAATGCTTCCCAACAAATTGTTTATTATTCAGAACAAGCAATTGGTGTTTATGACGCTCAAATAAATCCATTTAGAAATGAAATATTTTTAACAAATGCAAACAATGATAATTTACCGATAATACGAAATCCAAATCTTATGGGAGTTTCATCTAATTGTGAGTACCCTGCTTTTTCATTAAATGGTCGTTTATGTGCTGCATGTTTCCCCAATTTTATTTCTTCCTATTTTGATACCGATTCAACAAGTTGTTTTCCAACATCAGTCAATGAAAATTTTACAGAAGCATCAGATGTTTTTATTTATCCAAATCCGGCTGTATATATAGATAAAATTACCATACAAACAAATAATAAAGTCTTAACAAAAATAAAACTATTAACCTTAACAGGAAAGGAGGTGTTCATAAAAAAAGTAAATCAACAAAATGAGGTATTGTTCGATATATCGAGCATACCTTCGGGTATTTATCTGTTACAGATAATTACCGATAAAGCAACCGAAAACAAAAAACTTGTAATTCAAAACAAATGA